TCCACTCATCCATCCCGGCAGGGAGGCGCCGGCACTCTGGCCAACGCGGTAACTTATTACTGGCAGGGGTTGGGAAGGAACACCCTTTTTCGCCCGATAAACCGCCTGGACAGGGACACTTCAGGGCTGGTCCTGATAGGGAACAGCCAGTTTGCCCACCAGGGCATGTTCAATCGGAAGAAGTCCCGCAGCATTAAGCGGCAATATGCTGCTCTGGTAGAGGGAGCAGTGGCAGAGGACAGCGACCGTATTGACCAGTCAATCGCCCGGCTGGATGATAAAAGGCGCAAAAGAATAGTCCATCCGGACGGTCAGCCTGCAGTCACCCATTATCAGGTGCTTGAGAGATATCCTGAACACACCCTGCTGTCGCTGGAACTGGAGACCGGGCGCACCCATCAGATAAGGGTGCACTTAAGCTTTCTAGGGCACCCGGTATGCGGGGACCTGCTCTACGGGTGTGCGTCACCATTAATAGATCGACAGGCGCTGCACGCCGGCCGGATGTGCTTCATCCACCCCCGCAGCGGAAGAGAAGTAATTCTGGAAGTTCCCCTGCCGGCAGACATCCAAACGGCTGTTGACCGGCTGAAGGCGCATTCCCCAACTTGAAGAAAAAGGCGCCTTAGAAAGGGGCGCTTATTTTGGAATTTGTAATAAAGAAGGCTTCCCTGGAAAACTTCCGGGAGAGCCTGTTTTTACTT
The sequence above is drawn from the Desulfotomaculum sp. genome and encodes:
- a CDS encoding RluA family pseudouridine synthase, encoding MFFEEKMNNTQLTYTAGAPDQDTFLRDILFSKLLLSRSLVIRLKQQSKIKVNGYTARTNYRINAGDFITVDMDFTEENKIVPEPVPIEIVYEDEDFLVVNKPAGMSTHPSRQGGAGTLANAVTYYWQGLGRNTLFRPINRLDRDTSGLVLIGNSQFAHQGMFNRKKSRSIKRQYAALVEGAVAEDSDRIDQSIARLDDKRRKRIVHPDGQPAVTHYQVLERYPEHTLLSLELETGRTHQIRVHLSFLGHPVCGDLLYGCASPLIDRQALHAGRMCFIHPRSGREVILEVPLPADIQTAVDRLKAHSPT